From the genome of Lotus japonicus ecotype B-129 chromosome 6, LjGifu_v1.2, one region includes:
- the LOC130723803 gene encoding non-functional NADPH-dependent codeinone reductase 2-like, whose protein sequence is MSSSQVPNIVLSNRRNFPVIGLGTGTMSAGGDDTKVAVLEAIKLGYKHFDTASIYGSEEGLGEAIAEALKLGLVGSRDDLFVTSKLWCSDNHPDLVLLALKKTLQSLKLEYVDLYLIHWPIALKSGNWSMPFDEEAMAPFDLKGVWTKMEECQQLGLTKGIGVSNFSCKKLENLLSFANIPPAVNQIGMNPTWQQKNVKDYCQSRGIIITAYSPLGAKGTFWGTNDVMDNELLNEIANAHGKSVAQVCLRWLYEQGVAFAVKSYNKERMKQNLEIFDWSLTKDDYEKINQVKQHHCFKYGPAKFIEDLWDEEN, encoded by the exons ATGTCTTCATCACAAGTCCCTAACATCGTACTCTCCAACCGCCGAAACTTTCCGGTGATTGGACTCGGAACTGGTACCATGTCCGCCGGCGGCGATGACACCAAGGTGGCAGTGCTAGAGGCCATTAAGCTCGGTTACAAGCACTTTGACACAGCTTCAATTTATGGGTCAGAGGAGGGACTTGGAGAAGCCATAGCTGAAGCTCTAAAACTTGGTCTCGTTGGGTCTCGAGATGATCTCTTTGTCACTTCCAAGCTCTGGTGCTCTGATAATCATCCTGATCTTGTCCTTCTTGCTTTGAAGAAAACACTTCA GTCACTGAAATTAGAATATGTAGATCTTTATTTGATCCACTGGCCCATTGCTTTGAAGTCTGGAAATTGGAGCATGCCTTTTGATGAAGAGGCCATGGCCCCATTTGACTTGAAGGGTGTGTGGACAAAAATGGAGGAATGCCAACAACTGGGACTTACAAAAGGCATTGGAGTCAGCAACTTCAGTTGCAAAAAACTTGAAAATTTGCTCTCATTTGCCAATATTCCTCCTGCTGTCAACCAA ATTGGGATGAATCCTACTTGGCAGCAAAAGAATGTAAAAGACTACTGCCAATCGAGAGGAATAATCATAACTGCATACTCTCCTTTGGGAGCTAAAGGTACCTTTTGGGGTACCAACGATGTAATGGACAATGAATTGctcaatgaaattgcaaatGCTCATGGCAAATCTGTTGCTCAG GTGTGTCTAAGATGGTTGTATGAGCAAGGCGTAGCTTTTGCGGTTAAGAGCTACAATAAAGAGAGAATGAAGCAAAATTTGGAAATATTTGATTGGTCACTTACAAAAGATGACTATGAAAAGATTAACCAAGTCAAGCAACATCATTGTTTCAAGTATGGACCAGCAAAGTTCATTGAGGACCTTTGGGATGAAGAAAATTAA